A region from the Azospirillaceae bacterium genome encodes:
- a CDS encoding tetratricopeptide repeat-containing glycosyltransferase family protein has translation MATVEKALKLALEHRDAGRLADAMAVLTEVLHLAPPGHPQVAEARRALSRILVGRAAPLADEGRAVEALPLYQQSVAVLRDGGLPPEPELWNGLGACLLQARRADEAADAFRGAITADPRYAEAYSNLGNALKALKQLDAAVATYRKALQLYPNAAEIHTNLGTALAELKRPAEALAAYEEAVRLSPGFVGGWLNVGMGRRAMGDLDGAVTAYHRALALDPAFFRAWTALGVSLYDLGRFDEAIAAAEKSLALKPDGVEANWNLALAQLLLGRFQEGWPRYEWRRHSRTTPLRTFDRPDWNGQPFPGRTLLVHVEQGLGDVLMAARYLPLAAALGGKVVMEAPPELASLLASLTRTGNIELAPTGRALPPFDLQCPIMSLPGLFRAGLAPIPADVPYLAVDEARRDRWRGRLAGTTSGALKVGLVWAGNPGFTGDRWRSPRLPAFAPVLAVPGVHFFGLQMGDGRRDLDGTRLPDAFTDLGAEIGDMADTAAILGELDLLISSCTAPVHLAGALGRPVWVVLPRAPDWRWGLDRPDSAWYPTARLYRQPVRGDWATVMNDVAENLSCHVKEMARDGVYF, from the coding sequence ATGGCCACTGTCGAGAAAGCGCTGAAGCTGGCGCTGGAGCATCGTGATGCCGGCCGCCTGGCGGACGCGATGGCGGTCCTGACGGAGGTCCTGCACTTGGCCCCCCCGGGCCACCCGCAAGTGGCGGAGGCGCGCCGCGCCCTGTCGCGCATCCTGGTCGGCCGGGCAGCCCCGCTGGCGGATGAGGGCCGCGCCGTGGAGGCCCTGCCGCTTTATCAACAGTCGGTGGCGGTGCTGCGTGACGGCGGTCTGCCACCGGAACCTGAGCTTTGGAACGGCCTGGGTGCCTGTCTGCTGCAGGCCAGGCGCGCGGATGAAGCGGCGGACGCCTTCCGTGGGGCGATCACCGCCGACCCCCGCTATGCCGAGGCTTATTCCAACCTGGGCAACGCCCTGAAGGCACTGAAGCAGTTGGACGCCGCCGTGGCCACCTATCGCAAGGCGCTGCAACTTTACCCCAATGCCGCCGAGATCCACACCAACCTGGGCACGGCGCTGGCGGAATTGAAACGTCCCGCCGAAGCGCTGGCCGCGTATGAAGAGGCGGTGCGCCTAAGCCCCGGCTTCGTCGGCGGCTGGCTGAATGTGGGCATGGGACGGCGGGCCATGGGCGACCTGGACGGCGCGGTCACCGCCTATCACCGAGCGCTGGCCCTGGACCCCGCCTTTTTCCGCGCCTGGACCGCGCTGGGGGTCAGCCTGTACGATTTGGGCCGGTTCGACGAGGCCATTGCCGCCGCCGAAAAGTCCCTGGCCCTGAAACCCGATGGTGTGGAGGCCAACTGGAACCTGGCGCTGGCGCAGCTGCTGCTGGGCCGATTCCAGGAGGGGTGGCCCCGCTATGAGTGGCGGCGCCACAGCCGCACCACCCCCCTGCGCACCTTCGACAGGCCGGACTGGAACGGCCAGCCCTTTCCCGGCCGCACCCTGCTGGTCCATGTCGAGCAGGGACTGGGCGACGTGCTGATGGCCGCGCGCTATCTGCCCCTGGCGGCCGCACTGGGCGGAAAGGTGGTGATGGAGGCGCCGCCGGAGTTGGCAAGCCTGCTGGCCAGCCTGACACGGACGGGAAATATCGAACTGGCGCCCACGGGCCGGGCCCTGCCGCCCTTCGACCTGCAATGCCCGATCATGAGCCTGCCCGGACTGTTCCGCGCCGGCCTGGCCCCCATCCCGGCCGACGTGCCTTATCTGGCGGTGGACGAGGCCCGGCGCGACCGCTGGCGGGGGCGGCTGGCGGGCACCACCAGCGGGGCCCTGAAGGTCGGGCTGGTCTGGGCCGGCAACCCCGGCTTCACCGGCGACCGCTGGCGCTCCCCCCGCCTGCCCGCCTTCGCGCCGGTGCTGGCGGTGCCGGGGGTGCATTTCTTCGGCCTGCAGATGGGCGACGGCCGCCGCGACCTGGACGGCACCCGCCTGCCCGATGCCTTCACCGACCTGGGCGCCGAGATCGGCGACATGGCCGATACCGCCGCCATCCTGGGCGAACTGGATCTGCTGATCAGTTCGTGCACCGCACCCGTGCACCTGGCGGGCGCCCTGGGCCGGCCGGTATGGGTGGTGCTGCCCCGGGCGCCGGACTGGCGCTGGGGCCTGGACCGGCCCGACAGCGCCTGGTATCCCACGGCCCGCCTGTACCGCCAGCCGGTCCGCGGCGATTGGGCGACGGTGATGAATGATGTGGCGGAAAATCTTTCCTGCCACGTTAAGGAAATGGCAAGGGATGGGGTGTATTTCTAA
- a CDS encoding ketoacyl-ACP synthase III: MALARLNGVAVRGIVSALPAGVEETADVAARFGDDAARRLAAATGIHARHLAAPDQCTSDLAVPAAQALLSGLGWDAADIDLLVFVSQTHDQVLPATACLVQRRLGLPKTVAAFDLSLGCSGYVYGLWAAGSALASLLPHPDGRPRRALLLAGDTTSRILDPDDRAVAPLFGDAAAATALEMDPAAPPLTVDLGTDGAGAPYLTVPGGAMRAPGTPPRLFMDGTQVFAFTLREVPAAIATTLDAAGWDAADVDRFVLHQANEMMIRRLGQKIGADERRLVLALARHGNTSSASVPLALTHAVAEDLKAGPLRLLLSGFGVGWSWATAAATLGPLAVCETIILPSPQAPGAAIRPLG, encoded by the coding sequence ATGGCGTTGGCCCGGTTGAACGGCGTGGCGGTGCGGGGCATCGTTTCGGCATTGCCGGCCGGGGTGGAGGAAACGGCGGACGTGGCGGCGCGCTTCGGCGACGATGCCGCCCGCCGCTTGGCCGCCGCCACCGGCATCCACGCTCGCCATTTGGCGGCACCGGACCAATGCACGTCCGACCTGGCGGTGCCGGCGGCGCAGGCCCTGCTGTCCGGTCTGGGCTGGGATGCCGCCGACATCGACCTGCTGGTGTTTGTCAGCCAGACCCACGACCAGGTGCTGCCGGCCACCGCCTGCCTGGTGCAGCGGCGGTTGGGCCTGCCCAAGACGGTGGCCGCCTTCGACCTGTCCCTGGGCTGTTCCGGATACGTCTACGGCCTGTGGGCGGCGGGCTCGGCGCTGGCGTCGCTGTTGCCGCACCCCGATGGCCGTCCGCGCCGCGCCCTGCTGCTGGCCGGTGATACCACCAGCCGCATCCTGGACCCGGACGATCGGGCGGTGGCGCCCCTATTCGGTGACGCGGCGGCGGCCACGGCACTGGAGATGGACCCCGCCGCCCCGCCGCTGACCGTGGATCTGGGCACGGACGGGGCGGGTGCCCCCTACCTGACCGTGCCCGGCGGCGCCATGCGCGCGCCCGGCACGCCGCCTCGCCTGTTCATGGACGGCACCCAGGTCTTCGCCTTCACTTTGCGTGAGGTGCCGGCCGCCATCGCCACCACCCTGGATGCCGCCGGCTGGGATGCCGCCGACGTTGACCGTTTCGTCCTGCATCAGGCGAATGAGATGATGATCCGCCGCCTGGGCCAGAAGATCGGCGCGGACGAGCGGCGGCTGGTGCTGGCGCTGGCCCGGCACGGCAACACCAGTTCGGCGTCGGTACCCCTGGCGCTGACCCACGCGGTGGCGGAGGACCTGAAGGCCGGGCCCCTGCGGCTGCTGCTGTCGGGATTCGGTGTGGGTTGGTCCTGGGCCACGGCCGCGGCCACCCTGGGGCCGCTGGCCGTGTGCGAGACGATTATTTTACCGTCTCCTCAAGCGCCGGGCGCGGCCATCCGGCCGCTGGGCTGA
- a CDS encoding flagellar biosynthesis repressor FlbT, with product MPLKLVLRPGEKLIVNGAVIGVGDHPVSLFFYNKVNFLRGREILKEENCDTIEKRLYFIIQLIYIFPEDAATNLVHFGAILEEARAQHPEKNGLFDEVQTLVQEGNNYRALKLCRKLFDIKETNGDPAPAQQPKPPVEVVRRRRKAPAPAEE from the coding sequence GTGCCGCTGAAGCTGGTCCTACGCCCCGGTGAAAAGTTGATCGTGAACGGCGCCGTCATCGGCGTCGGCGATCATCCCGTGTCGCTGTTCTTCTACAACAAAGTCAATTTCCTGCGCGGCCGGGAAATCCTGAAGGAAGAGAACTGCGACACCATCGAGAAGCGGCTCTATTTCATCATCCAGCTGATCTACATCTTCCCCGAGGACGCGGCCACCAACCTGGTGCATTTCGGCGCCATCCTGGAAGAGGCCCGCGCCCAGCACCCCGAGAAGAACGGGCTGTTCGATGAGGTCCAGACCCTGGTGCAGGAGGGCAACAACTACCGTGCCCTGAAGCTGTGCCGGAAGCTGTTCGACATCAAGGAAACCAACGGCGATCCCGCGCCGGCGCAGCAGCCCAAGCCACCGGTGGAGGTGGTGCGCCGCCGCCGCAAGGCACCGGCCCCCGCCGAGGAATGA
- a CDS encoding flagellin, protein MATDSVSLSSAMRSNLLLLQQTTTSANKLETQLSTGNKVNSALDGPTAYFAAQSLNQRASDLSTLKDSMTQAVSTIKAGNQGITSIQDMVTQAQGLLTTAYANLGSDASSVSTRKSLATQFNAIKDQIDKLAGDSGYSGKNLVAGNGQSFAASSTSVASANSITAISNAKVTNITSADTYSLRVSGTGAVTGSAGDIADTETNRGLFGLKVSGTLSSTAGNFSDISVQIRGSVGQTRSVVVTEGDESRTINFFDNTQSATNTLQAAGSSGVAQKSQVTITGNVDEGDTFTATVNGRTFTYTASAGDVSAADPTTRQASIASGLQNVVKNGLQASGFTVGTASGGSFTITASGTTGTANSFTLGTSASNALTKDISLSFSSGTVVSFTIDRASLEALGTAGNGTSTIEKNVDIAVTATDLNGVSITRSGDNERGSAKLSDGENAFAFDSGTVRLNVASANILQAASANGAANLTTAQTTAAGTTNDLSVQFNETNTSGLTVAATNVTTSGQGLAIDYAQNDFLDRSDIDKASAQLTNATNVLRAASQTLSTNLNIIQTRSDFTDAFNNVLQDGADSLTQVDQNSAGAQLLALQTKQSLGTTTLSLANQAQQSILKLF, encoded by the coding sequence ATGGCCACCGATTCCGTTTCCCTCTCGTCTGCCATGCGGTCCAACCTGCTGCTGCTGCAGCAGACCACGACCTCTGCCAACAAGCTGGAAACCCAGCTGTCGACCGGCAACAAGGTGAATTCTGCCCTTGACGGTCCGACCGCCTATTTTGCCGCGCAGAGCCTGAACCAGCGCGCCAGCGATCTGTCCACGCTGAAGGACTCGATGACCCAGGCCGTCAGCACCATCAAGGCTGGCAACCAGGGCATCACCTCCATCCAGGACATGGTCACCCAGGCGCAGGGCCTGCTGACCACCGCCTATGCCAACCTGGGTTCGGACGCCAGCTCGGTCTCGACCCGTAAGTCCCTGGCCACCCAGTTCAACGCGATCAAGGATCAGATCGACAAGCTGGCTGGCGACAGCGGCTATTCGGGCAAGAACCTGGTCGCCGGTAACGGCCAGTCCTTCGCCGCTTCGTCCACGTCGGTTGCCTCGGCGAACTCCATCACCGCGATTTCCAACGCCAAGGTGACCAACATCACCTCGGCCGACACCTACTCGTTGCGTGTCAGCGGCACGGGTGCCGTCACCGGCTCCGCCGGCGACATCGCCGACACCGAGACCAACCGTGGCCTGTTCGGCCTGAAGGTTTCCGGCACGCTGAGCAGCACCGCCGGCAACTTCTCCGACATTTCCGTCCAGATCCGCGGCTCGGTCGGTCAGACCCGCAGCGTGGTCGTCACGGAAGGCGACGAGTCGCGTACCATCAACTTCTTCGACAACACCCAGTCGGCCACCAACACCCTGCAGGCCGCCGGCAGTTCCGGCGTCGCGCAGAAGTCGCAGGTGACGATCACGGGCAACGTCGATGAAGGCGATACCTTCACCGCCACGGTGAACGGCCGCACCTTCACGTACACCGCCTCGGCGGGCGACGTGTCGGCGGCGGACCCCACCACCCGTCAGGCCAGCATCGCTTCCGGCCTGCAGAACGTCGTTAAAAACGGCCTACAGGCGTCGGGCTTCACCGTCGGCACCGCCAGCGGCGGCAGCTTCACCATCACCGCGTCGGGCACCACCGGCACGGCCAATTCCTTCACGCTGGGCACCTCGGCCTCCAACGCGCTGACCAAGGACATCTCCTTGTCCTTCTCGTCGGGCACCGTGGTGTCGTTCACCATCGACCGCGCATCCCTGGAAGCCCTGGGCACCGCGGGCAATGGCACGTCCACCATCGAGAAGAACGTTGACATCGCCGTCACCGCGACGGACCTGAACGGCGTGTCCATCACCCGTTCCGGCGACAACGAACGGGGCAGCGCCAAGCTGTCGGATGGTGAAAACGCCTTCGCGTTCGACTCCGGTACCGTCCGCCTGAATGTCGCCTCGGCGAACATTCTGCAGGCGGCCAGCGCCAACGGGGCGGCCAACCTGACCACCGCGCAGACCACGGCGGCCGGGACGACCAACGACCTGTCGGTGCAGTTCAATGAGACCAACACCAGCGGCCTGACCGTGGCGGCGACCAACGTCACCACTTCCGGCCAGGGCCTCGCCATCGACTATGCCCAGAACGATTTCCTGGATCGTTCGGACATCGACAAGGCGTCGGCTCAGCTGACCAACGCCACCAACGTTCTGCGCGCTGCCTCTCAGACGCTCAGCACCAACCTGAACATCATTCAGACCCGTTCGGATTTCACCGACGCGTTCAACAATGTGTTGCAGGACGGCGCCGACAGCCTGACGCAGGTCGACCAGAACTCGGCTGGCGCCCAGTTGCTGGCCCTGCAGACCAAGCAGTCCCTGGGTACGACGACCCTGTCCCTGGCCAACCAGGCTCAGCAGTCGATCCTCAAGCTGTTCTAA